The following nucleotide sequence is from Emys orbicularis isolate rEmyOrb1 chromosome 21, rEmyOrb1.hap1, whole genome shotgun sequence.
GGGTTCTACAGCGCCTTCCTCCTGTGGATCCCAGAGCAATTaatggacccaggagtcctggctcccagcccccctgctctaacccaccagagcccactcccctctcagagccggggagagaacccaggagtcctggctcccagcccccctgctctaacccaccagagcacactcccctctcagagtcggggagagaacccaggagtcctggctcccagcccccctgctctaacccaccagaccccactcccctcccagagccagggagagaacccaggagtcctggcgcccagccccccaCTCACTGAGCTCTGTGTTTGCCCCCCGACAGGTGGTGGGGAGCTCTCTGCTGTTTGTCCATGACCGGACGGGGCTGGCCAAGGTCTGGATGATCGACTTCGGCAAGACGGTGCCGCTGGCCGGGGGGCAGACGCTGACGCACCGGCTGCCGTGGGTGGAGGGGAACCGGGAGGACGGCTACCTCTGGGGGCTGGACAATCTCATCGCCATCTTCAGCACCATGGAGCAGGACTGAGCCGGGCGCCCTGACACCCAGCACCGGCTCTGTGCAATAGCTGGGCACTGCCGTGTGGTGCCCTCCCTGCCTCTTATTTATACAGCCAGATATGCTACAGCCCCGCTCGGAGCTGGGCCCCATCGCGCCCCGTCTGCCTGGGCCAGCTTCCAGCGGCTCAGCTCGGACGGCCCGGCGCCGGGGAGAGGATATGTGCAGTGCCTGGCCCGTCAGACAGACGTCACGGGACACGGTTTACACCAGCTAACGGGAAGGGGCGAGAACTGGTCCCATCTCGGAGAGgagccatttcccacccagccgGGGGAACCCTGGGAAGACCGAGATTGGAGCTTCGGGGCGCTCGACGGGAGACACCAGCGTTTCGGAGGGCACTGGCTCGGCGATCCTGCAGTCCAGGCCCCGGCAGTGATGCCGGCTGGAACCGAACGGGGTTCGGATCCTCCGGGCCCCTCTCCTGTTCACGGCCCATTTTCCTTCAGCTCTGCTTAATTTCGCAGCCCCGATTCCAGCCCCACCACCGGGCTGCTCCAGGGGACCTGATCTGCAGGGAGCTGCCCGTGGGCGGGGCAGCAGCGCCCCCACCTTACTGATTCATGGGAGGTTAAATTCGAGACACTTTAAAAGACTTTTTGGCAATAGCGACTGGGCCCTGCTGTGGCGGGCGGCTGTGGGCTCTGACGCGAGTCTCCCGGGTGGCGGGTCGACCCCCAGCTGCGGCTGCAGGGTTCTCGTCCCTTCCCCTGAAGCATTCGTGGCCCTGCTGGAGGGTCGGATGTGGCTGGCGATTTCCACCCCCTGCACTTTGTTCTGCTGTGGCAAGGAGCCTCTGCCGGCCCCTGTGGCCTGGGAAATGAGAACCCCGACGTACTGCCAAGCTTGCGCCCGCCGTGGGGCACTCAGGGGGTTGCCTGTGGCTAAGTCTATCCCAGCCCGGGGGTGGTTTCCTGGCGGCTGGAGAGCTGTGTGGCTCTGCTGGGGTGAGCCGGGCTGGAAAGCTCAGCCCGTCTTTACAGGGGTCTCGGCCCCTTGAGAACCAACCGGGATgccacctcctctgccagctGTGTGTGGTTCTCCtagcccagccttgggctctcgCCCTTCGTGCAGGGCGCTGGCACGgccacctcctctgccagctGTGTGTGGGTCTCCtagcccagccttgggctctcgCCCTTCGCGCAGGGCGCTGGCATGGCCAGTCGCGGGCCACTTCTCTGCCAGGCTCCCGGCCCGGGCCGAGGAACGCACGTGCCGCACCTGATTCACAAGGGCCCGAGTGAGGCGCCTGGGTTCCTCTTGCTCTGCCGCGCTCTGTGCCTCGTTTCCTGAGCGCTCGCTGCGTCTGCGTGAGCATCTCACGGGCAGAACCAACCTCCTGGGAGTCGCTTCCACCTGCCCCAGCTTCAAGCCTGGCCAGTGGGGAGCCTTTTCCAAGGCGCAAGCGACGGCTGGATTCAGGCGCTCTGGCTTCATTAGGCCCGACCCTAGTGGCAGAGATGACCAAGGGCCctgccgggagctgcctgagtcTGGCTGAGCACGGACTCACTGCACCCAGGAGCTTGTGGGGGCAGGCGGGCGCGGTTCAGGGGACCACCCTCGGGCTCAGGAGCGCAGCGTGTAGCTGGCCAGCGGGGACGGGCCCTTCCGAATCCATCCgccaggggctctggctgctctcaATAGCGCTGGGTCGCACcggcagggcagaggccaagcgcTGGAAGTGCGGCTGCCCCGGCTGAGCCACCGGCTCCGAGCCTTTGGTTCAAACCTCGGAGAGCAGCTGCCACAGGTGCTAGTCCCTGCTGGCCGTTCCCGAccagcccagggccccgcagTGGAACTGACAGCAGCACTGAGATCTGGGCCCTGCTGGGCCGGGCGCTGCACGCACCccgtgagagacagtccctgtccaaagagctcacagttcagacaaaggtggggaggggaaaccgaggcacagagcggggcagaGGCTTGCCcggggtcagtggcagagctgggaatggaaccaagGAGTCAGCACCCAACCCACACGACCTTGCTGCCCGAGGCTGTGAGCGGGtcagctcctgggggggggggggtctgaacgGGTCCCCCAGTGGTAGCGGAGCCCCTCCAGCCAGTGGCGCGAGGGGTGTTCCTGCCCCCTGCACGCAGGCAGGACGTTCTCAGGACCAAGCGTTGTCCCTGGCCCATTCCCCTGCATGGGGCTCTGCCGCCCCTCTGTAGACGGGAACATGGCCAGGCCTCCGGGGCCGGAACCTGTCACAATAAACAGAACCTGCCGGTGTGGAAACCAAACAGCCTTTGTCTTTAATGCATGTTTGCTGGGCATGGGTTAAGTTCACTGTATGACAGCAGCTCTAGAGAGCCGAGACCATCACGCTGAGCACTGCCCAGACTCCGACCGAGaccagggccccgtcgtgccgggcgccgcccagaccccaaccgagaccagggccccgtcgtgccgggcgccgcccagaccccgaccgagaccagggccccgtcgcgccgggcgccgcccagaccccggccgagatcagggccccgtcgtgccgggcgccgcccagaccccggccgagatcagggccccgtcgcgccgggcgccgcccagaccccggccgagatcagggccccgtcgtgccgggcgccgcccagaccccgaccgagaccagggccccgtcgtgccgggcgccgcccagaccccggccgagatcagggccccgtcgcgccgggcgccgcccagaccccagccgagatcagggccccgtcgggccgggcgccgcccagaccccggccgagatcagggccccgtcgggccgggcgctgcccagaccccacccgagatcagggccccctcaggccgggcgccgcccagaccccgcatgagagccagtccctgctctCAAGAGCTAACAGTGGCGGGTGGCAGACAGGAAGCGTTAAGTTATTTTCAGAGTCGGCCACAAGTACCTGCCGTTTCCTGGCGCCGTGGCCCCAAACCAGGAATCTGGGACATTCTGAAACGCGTCACTGGGTAGAAGAGCAGCAGCGCCTCTGGAGAGGGCCTGAAATAGCTGCTCCTCCCCCATGGCCACAACCCGGCGGGCATCAGCAAAAAGGGGCCGGGGCCGCACCCGGCACTTTAACCCCAGCGGCTGTCTCCTCAGTGGGTCGGAGTCTGCTACGCTCTGCCCCTCCCCGTGCGCCGCTCTGTCTCCAGGCGCTCTGCAAAGGAGGGCAGGATCATTGGCCCCATTttgcagaggggaaactgaggcacggagcggggaAGAGCGGCAgagccaggccccccccccccccgagtcccaGATCAGTGCTCCACCCACTAGGCCCCGCTGTCCCTTGTAACATGGGCAGGCCCAAGGGCTGCAGGGAGTTTGCAGCAGGCGGGCGCGCCGGTGGCTCCTAGCGCTCGGCAGCAGGGGGTGGCCcggctggctggggcagggcgctCGGTGCGGTCCGTGGGTGCAGCAGCACGGTCTTACCGCAGAGCCCTGCCCTCACGCCTCCCGCGGGCACCACGTAGACCTTGCCGTCGCCCGCCCGCTTGGGGCAGAAGTCGGTCAGCTGGGCGTTGCTCTCGTGTGCCTGCCGGTAGCTCCACAGCTGGGGGCGCCAGCTCTTGCCCTGCTTGGAGAGCAGGTAGATCTCCAGCACGTCCtccggggcaggcggggggcaggCCGGGCTGGGGTGGAAGAGGCCAGAGATCTCCCTGTCctcctggcaggctgggctgagGGCGCCGCCCCTGAGGCCCAGCAGGAGTCCTGCAGGAGGAGAGGAGCTAGCCAGTCTCCCCAGGGCAGTTCCATCCTGTCCGAGCCCCACCACGCCCCTGGGATCACCCCACGCCCCTCGGATCACTGGGCCAGTGCGGGGGGCAGCCCCTCTGGACGGGTCCCCGTGAGCCGCTGTCGGCTCATGCCTGGCCAGCTGCCACCCCCTTGTGGCGAGCCTTGGAAATGCAGCCAGGCCAACTCGCCCTCCTGGTTTCTTTCTCCCTGTGCCAAGAGGCTGGTGCAGGAAGCCCGCGGGGTtgtccccacaccccagccttaGGATGCTGGGCGCCCCAGGCCCTTCCGGGGCAGGTCGcggtggctgcagggagctgcctgggagcagggcaaacggcctgggcaggaggggtcgAAGCCCCGTTCGCCGCAGCCCCAGAACCCATCCCCCGCCCGGACGTACCTGAGACGACGGCC
It contains:
- the ACTMAP gene encoding actin maturation protease, translated to MAGSLLSLSQDVSLERIVQVALERGYTAQGEMFSAADMAQLAEELFQCRAEVLSGGLEGENRGRILRHLTAGCPLLLPYDEDSNHEPCRRRGYRAHWAVVSGLLLGLRGGALSPACQEDREISGLFHPSPACPPPAPEDVLEIYLLSKQGKSWRPQLWSYRQAHESNAQLTDFCPKRAGDGKVYVVPAGGVRAGLCGKTVLLHPRTAPSALPQPAGPPPAAER